From the Flavimarina sp. Hel_I_48 genome, one window contains:
- a CDS encoding DUF983 domain-containing protein has protein sequence METVVDIVKCKCPNCNEGEIFKSKGNIFLFKMPKMNVRCKNCNYKFEKETGFFFGAMFVSYALAVAEMVTSLVIFWYFASLSPLYVFAIIVLVAILTSTFNFRISRSIWIYIFA, from the coding sequence ATGGAAACTGTAGTAGATATCGTAAAATGTAAATGTCCCAATTGTAATGAAGGCGAGATCTTTAAGAGTAAAGGGAATATCTTTCTTTTTAAAATGCCTAAAATGAACGTACGCTGTAAAAATTGCAATTACAAGTTTGAAAAGGAAACAGGTTTCTTTTTCGGTGCTATGTTTGTGAGCTATGCATTGGCTGTGGCAGAAATGGTGACCAGTCTTGTTATTTTCTGGTATTTCGCCAGCCTTTCCCCACTTTACGTATTTGCAATCATTGTACTGGTGGCAATCTTAACCAGTACTTTTAACTTCAGAATTTCCAGGTCTATCTGGATCTATATTTTTGCGTAG
- a CDS encoding AraC family transcriptional regulator produces MEVPVLNITQFQKSKPLRDFYINVFSEHILLNKDLIAKPHKHDFYLCVLFTKGSGTHEIDFNAYPILPGSVFFLRPGQTHYWKFDSAPEGYIFFHSQEFYEMKFLDHKLSTFPFYYTFQNPPFLKLNNEDIANIKKKLAEVFSEYKQHTSFRDLKIVSLITEIYIDFTREYAASVAIQNRFSSRYLNILENFEHLIDQNFRREKFPKFYAEQLHITTKHLNRVLRETIDKTTSEMISERIILEAKRLIVNSDDSFSVISDTLEFTDYSYFSKIFKSKTGMTPLQFRKQYINH; encoded by the coding sequence ATGGAAGTTCCGGTTTTAAATATCACACAGTTTCAGAAATCAAAACCTTTACGCGATTTCTATATCAATGTGTTTTCTGAACACATCCTTCTCAACAAAGACCTGATTGCTAAGCCACACAAGCATGATTTTTACCTGTGCGTTTTATTTACAAAAGGCTCGGGGACCCATGAGATCGATTTTAATGCGTACCCTATTCTCCCAGGAAGTGTCTTCTTTTTAAGACCTGGTCAAACGCACTACTGGAAATTTGATTCTGCCCCTGAAGGTTACATTTTCTTTCATTCACAGGAATTTTACGAAATGAAATTTTTAGATCACAAACTCAGTACCTTCCCTTTTTACTATACCTTCCAGAATCCACCATTTTTAAAGTTGAATAACGAAGACATCGCAAATATCAAAAAAAAACTTGCGGAGGTCTTTTCCGAATATAAACAGCATACCTCCTTTAGGGATCTTAAAATTGTGAGCCTGATCACTGAAATATACATTGATTTCACCCGTGAATATGCAGCTTCCGTAGCGATACAGAATAGATTTTCATCGCGTTACCTCAATATTCTGGAAAATTTTGAACATCTCATCGATCAAAACTTCCGCAGGGAAAAATTCCCCAAGTTTTATGCAGAACAGCTTCATATAACTACAAAACACCTTAATAGGGTATTAAGGGAAACCATTGACAAGACCACTTCGGAAATGATTTCTGAAAGGATCATCCTCGAGGCAAAGCGCCTCATCGTAAATTCTGATGACAGTTTCTCTGTGATTTCAGATACTCTGGAGTTTACAGATTATTCGTACTTCTCCAAAATCTTCAAATCAAAAACAGGGATGACCCCCTTGCAATTCAGAAAACAATATATCAATCATTAG
- the gcvT gene encoding glycine cleavage system aminomethyltransferase GcvT, which produces MKQIALNDTHVALGAKMVPFAGYNMPVQYEGVTVEHDTVRKALGVFDVSHMGEFLAIGEGAQDLLQLVCSNDISKIKVGQAQYNCLPNADGGIVDDLIVYRIRENEYLLVVNASNIEKDWEWIKKHNSFNVDLKNISDDYSLLAIQGPKAVEAMQSLTSTDLSAIKFYHFEVAPFAGIEHVIISATGYTGSGGFEIYCKNSEAQQLWDKVMEAGASAGIKPIGLAARDTLRLEMGYCLYGNDIDETTSPIEANLGWITKFTKDFVNSDQLKEQKEKGTDRKLVGFELDDRGIPRQGYDIVDSEGNSIGIVTSGTQAPTVGKGIGMGYVPSALAAPGSKIFIQVRKNALPATVVKLPFYKG; this is translated from the coding sequence ATGAAGCAGATCGCACTTAATGATACCCATGTGGCCCTTGGCGCAAAAATGGTTCCCTTTGCAGGATATAACATGCCTGTTCAATATGAGGGCGTTACCGTAGAACATGACACGGTGCGCAAAGCACTGGGTGTTTTTGACGTTTCCCATATGGGCGAATTTTTGGCCATTGGTGAAGGTGCGCAGGACCTCTTACAACTGGTCTGCAGCAATGATATATCAAAAATTAAGGTAGGTCAGGCACAATATAACTGCTTGCCCAATGCAGATGGTGGGATCGTAGATGATCTTATCGTATACCGCATTCGCGAAAACGAATATCTACTCGTGGTCAATGCTTCAAATATTGAAAAGGACTGGGAATGGATCAAAAAGCACAATAGCTTCAACGTAGATCTCAAGAACATTTCTGATGACTATTCGTTACTTGCCATACAAGGCCCCAAAGCTGTTGAGGCGATGCAGTCGCTTACCAGCACAGATCTTTCCGCTATAAAATTCTATCATTTTGAAGTTGCCCCTTTTGCAGGGATAGAACATGTCATTATTAGCGCAACGGGGTATACCGGTAGCGGTGGATTCGAAATTTATTGCAAGAATTCAGAAGCACAGCAACTTTGGGACAAAGTGATGGAAGCCGGCGCCAGCGCTGGCATAAAACCCATAGGTCTTGCCGCTCGCGATACGCTGCGTTTGGAAATGGGATATTGTCTTTACGGAAACGATATTGATGAAACCACTTCGCCCATTGAGGCCAATCTGGGCTGGATCACAAAATTTACCAAGGATTTTGTAAATAGTGACCAACTTAAAGAACAAAAGGAAAAAGGTACAGACCGTAAACTGGTGGGTTTTGAACTTGATGACCGCGGTATACCGCGACAAGGTTATGACATTGTAGATTCCGAAGGAAATTCCATAGGGATCGTTACTTCTGGGACACAGGCGCCTACCGTGGGTAAAGGTATTGGTATGGGTTATGTGCCCAGTGCATTAGCTGCCCCGGGAAGTAAAATATTCATTCAGGTACGCAAGAATGCACTGCCTGCCACCGTTGTTAAACTACCTTTCTATAAAGGATAA
- a CDS encoding sugar nucleotide-binding protein: protein MILGASGFLGGALNKELRRYYDTYGTYHTGRIHSDNQHFIHFDVVQDSIYEVLNQVRPTLVISTLRGDFEGQLEAHEDLVDYARRTGIKLIYVSSSNVFDAFTNYPSYEFDKTFSESKFGKFQIACENLFLKNLPEEQYSIVRLPMVFGLNTPRIREIRNRILEGQEVEVFPHLIINTTTDKKFSQQVHFIINRNLFGIFHLGSKDLIHHQEFVNEIIERLDLKVKPHFKLVYTSNFDRYLAVLPRDNPLPKHLSITNEEVVQVSQVY from the coding sequence TTGATTCTGGGTGCCAGTGGTTTTCTGGGTGGAGCATTGAACAAAGAATTGCGCCGTTACTATGATACCTACGGCACCTACCACACGGGTAGAATTCACTCTGACAACCAGCATTTTATTCACTTTGATGTGGTGCAGGACAGCATTTACGAAGTGCTCAACCAGGTGCGCCCCACTTTAGTGATCTCAACGTTGCGGGGGGACTTTGAAGGCCAGCTGGAAGCGCACGAGGATCTGGTAGATTATGCCCGGCGCACGGGAATTAAGTTGATCTATGTTTCTTCATCCAATGTGTTTGATGCTTTTACGAACTACCCTTCGTACGAGTTCGATAAGACTTTTTCTGAAAGTAAATTCGGGAAATTTCAGATCGCGTGTGAAAATCTATTCCTGAAGAACCTTCCCGAAGAACAATACAGCATTGTGCGGCTCCCTATGGTTTTTGGGCTAAATACGCCCCGCATTCGGGAGATTCGCAACCGCATTCTGGAAGGTCAGGAAGTGGAGGTTTTCCCGCATTTGATCATCAATACCACAACCGATAAAAAATTTTCCCAGCAGGTGCATTTTATCATCAACCGGAATCTTTTTGGTATTTTTCATCTGGGAAGTAAAGATTTGATCCACCACCAGGAATTTGTAAATGAAATTATAGAACGGCTGGATTTAAAGGTAAAACCGCATTTTAAACTGGTTTACACGTCTAATTTTGACCGGTATCTGGCAGTTTTACCGCGGGACAATCCGCTTCCGAAGCATTTAAGCATCACTAACGAAGAAGTTGTACAGGTTTCTCAGGTATATTAA
- a CDS encoding DUF3810 domain-containing protein: MKFKKPLLYLFLFILQLLGLRLLRGNPAFVERYYSTGIYPYISKASRFILGWIPFSVGDLLYAVLIFWLLYSLYKLIRKRFKNGLKFLTEALLALNIIYFGFHLLWGFNYYRLPLHRALQMGNDYTTEELGVLTQNLIARSNELHKQLQPDDSAAVIFPFTIEEIFDKTPQGYTQIEKSFPKLDYPPKSIKNSLFRYPLSVMGFGGYLNPITNEAQVNGLIPGHRWPLVSCHEQGHQLGFAKENEANFIGVLASTNNTDPYFKYSGYIFALRYCLNEYYLRDPEASEALKPTIRPGILANYKESYDFWAGFENPLEPLIAIVYGKYLVANNQPGGMQSYNYVVALLVNYYKDKKRLP, translated from the coding sequence TTGAAATTTAAAAAACCGCTCCTCTATCTATTCCTTTTTATCCTTCAGCTATTGGGCTTGCGTTTGCTTCGCGGGAATCCAGCATTTGTTGAGCGTTATTATTCCACCGGGATCTATCCCTATATTTCAAAAGCTTCCCGATTTATTTTGGGATGGATTCCATTTTCCGTTGGTGATCTGCTTTATGCGGTGCTGATTTTTTGGTTGCTCTATTCCCTTTACAAATTAATTAGAAAACGCTTTAAAAATGGGTTGAAATTCCTGACGGAAGCACTACTTGCGCTCAATATCATTTACTTTGGTTTTCACCTGCTCTGGGGTTTTAATTACTACCGGCTACCGTTGCACCGGGCGTTGCAGATGGGAAATGATTATACCACCGAAGAACTTGGTGTACTAACCCAAAACCTGATCGCACGTTCCAACGAACTCCATAAACAATTACAGCCAGACGATTCTGCCGCAGTGATTTTCCCATTTACGATTGAGGAAATTTTTGATAAAACGCCTCAGGGCTATACCCAAATTGAAAAAAGCTTCCCTAAGTTGGATTATCCGCCTAAAAGCATAAAAAATTCGCTTTTCAGGTATCCGCTTTCGGTTATGGGTTTTGGCGGGTATCTCAATCCCATTACAAACGAAGCACAGGTAAACGGACTTATTCCCGGCCACCGCTGGCCGCTTGTGAGCTGCCATGAACAAGGGCACCAACTCGGTTTTGCTAAGGAAAACGAAGCCAATTTTATAGGGGTACTTGCCAGCACAAACAATACAGATCCTTACTTTAAATATTCAGGCTATATTTTTGCGCTAAGGTATTGCCTCAATGAATATTACCTACGCGACCCAGAAGCTTCCGAAGCGCTTAAACCTACCATAAGACCTGGAATTCTTGCCAACTATAAGGAATCTTATGATTTCTGGGCAGGGTTTGAAAATCCCTTAGAACCCTTGATAGCGATTGTTTATGGGAAGTATCTTGTAGCAAATAATCAACCAGGGGGCATGCAAAGTTATAATTATGTAGTGGCCCTACTTGTTAATTATTATAAAGATAAAAAAAGGCTTCCTTAG